A genomic segment from Rhodobacter sp. CZR27 encodes:
- a CDS encoding HlyD family type I secretion periplasmic adaptor subunit, with the protein MAETSYPEWYAGVPRSVTRHAVFGLSLMALSFGGFGLWAFRAPLAAAVISQGSFVATGQNKIVQHLEGGIIREILVEEGDRIEAGQVILRLDETLAQATRRELVLRRARLEATEARLLALHHGDEQLALPQHLLAAQGDPEIAAIIEGQRLAFGATRSQLANDVALVERNIEALEMRGRGYEAELRAMRGQAELLEEELSSKTTLLETGLIRQTEISALRRALLEAQGQMGRIEAEIAESLKMSAKFQTQIDKTHDEYRRAALAELQAIQGELESVREEARKAENVLTRTEVPAPVAGTVVRLHYHTPGGVIETGKPIAEILPADAPLIVEVLVPRNDIDSVKADQPATVRLVALNQRTTPVLNGRVAYVSADSVADASDGVPREVYVARVSLEPEELARVPGFTPTPGMPAEIMIQTAERTFAQYLARPVLDSMARAFREQ; encoded by the coding sequence ATGGCTGAGACATCCTATCCGGAATGGTATGCGGGCGTGCCGCGCTCGGTCACGCGCCACGCGGTCTTCGGCCTCAGCCTGATGGCGCTGTCCTTCGGCGGCTTCGGCCTCTGGGCCTTCAGGGCCCCCCTCGCCGCCGCCGTGATCTCGCAGGGCAGCTTCGTCGCCACCGGCCAGAACAAGATCGTCCAGCATCTGGAAGGCGGCATCATCCGCGAGATCCTGGTCGAGGAGGGCGACCGCATCGAGGCGGGCCAGGTGATCCTGCGCCTCGACGAGACGCTGGCGCAGGCCACGCGGCGCGAGCTGGTGCTGCGCCGCGCCCGGCTCGAGGCGACCGAGGCGCGGCTGCTCGCGCTTCATCACGGCGACGAGCAGCTGGCGCTGCCCCAGCATCTGCTGGCCGCCCAGGGCGATCCCGAGATCGCCGCCATCATCGAGGGCCAGCGGCTCGCCTTCGGCGCCACCCGCTCGCAGCTGGCCAATGACGTGGCGCTGGTCGAGCGCAACATCGAGGCGCTGGAGATGCGCGGCCGCGGCTACGAGGCCGAGCTTCGGGCGATGCGGGGCCAGGCGGAGCTGCTGGAGGAGGAGCTCTCCTCGAAGACCACCCTGCTCGAGACCGGGCTGATCCGGCAGACCGAGATCTCCGCCCTGCGCCGGGCGCTGCTCGAGGCCCAGGGCCAGATGGGCCGGATCGAGGCCGAGATCGCCGAGAGCCTCAAGATGAGCGCCAAGTTCCAGACCCAGATCGACAAGACCCACGACGAATACCGCCGCGCGGCGCTGGCCGAGCTGCAGGCGATCCAGGGCGAGCTGGAAAGCGTGCGCGAGGAGGCGCGCAAGGCCGAGAACGTGCTGACGCGCACCGAGGTGCCGGCGCCGGTGGCCGGCACGGTGGTCCGGCTGCACTACCACACGCCGGGCGGCGTCATCGAGACCGGCAAGCCGATCGCCGAGATCCTGCCCGCGGATGCGCCGCTGATCGTCGAGGTGCTGGTGCCGCGCAACGACATCGACAGCGTGAAGGCGGACCAGCCCGCGACGGTGCGGCTGGTGGCGCTGAACCAGCGCACGACGCCGGTGCTGAACGGCCGCGTGGCCTATGTCTCGGCCGACAGCGTCGCCGACGCGTCGGACGGCGTGCCGCGCGAGGTCTATGTGGCGCGGGTGAGCCTCGAGCCCGAGGAACTGGCCCGTGTCCCCGGCTTCACGCCGACGCCCGGGATGCCGGCCGAGATCATGATCCAGACCGCCGAGCGCACCTTCGCCCAGTATCTGGCCCGCCCCGTCCTCGACAGCATGGCCCGCGCCTTCCGCGAGCAGTAG